TGTTGCTTTCCTATTCCTATCCAAGTAACCATGGTCCCAGAGAGATGTTCTCCTCTTTAGTTTAGGACAGCCTCCCAAATTGAGGAGGGTAAGTAGCTGCCTAAATTGAGGAGGGTAAGTAGCTGCCTAAATTGAGGAGGGTAAGTAGCTGCCTAAATTGAGGAGGGTAAGTAGCTGCCTAAATTGAGGAGGGTAAGTAGCTGCCTAAATTGAGGAGGGTAAGTAGCTGCCTAAATTGAGGAGGGTAAGTGGCTGCCTAAATTGAGGAGGGTAAGTGGCACCCTActtcctatataatgcactacttaaGAGCAGGCTacttttgggccctggtcaaagtagagcattatacagggaatagggtgctatgggACGCAGTCTAGGACAGCCTCCTCTCCTGTGCCTGTCCGTCAGAGAGCCCGTCCTCTCCATGTTAATGTCAAACCCTTGTTCCTCCAGGCAGAGCTGAGCAGAGGTACATGGCAGCCACATTCTGTGGACATATGTTAGACTGGGGgggttatgtgtgtatgtgtgtgtgtgtgtgtgtgtgtgtgtgtgtgtgtgtgtgtgtaaagctcTCACAGGCCATCCACTCTAGAGTTCACTCCTCCGTCACGGTACTACACTACACCGCAGACGTCATGATAAGATCCACTACTCAGTCTGCTCCAgggaaaatgttttttatttggtTTTCTCTGTAACTGTCATGTTGAActaacctccctctctatctctttaGACCCCCACAACAttctcattctcctctctctaacGTAAAACCCATCTGTACAGTTCCTAccaactctctttctctctctgacctgTTGAGTTGAAGTTGCATACTTTTAATGGCAAAGTGGAGAACTGGAAAAATGCCTgctaacctctctctccatctctcgctctctgtccctctttacaGACTCAACATGAGAATTGACGACCACACCCCAGCAACAGACACTCCCAAAATCCCTAAGATCCCCAGTTGGCCTGGGACCCCTAAACAACGTCCCCAGGAGGCCCTCCTTGTGGAGCCATGTGTGGCCCTGGGCCAGCGTCTCCGCCCCTGCTATGGTCCCAGGGGCTTAGCCAAATCCCTTCTCTTCCGCTTCCCCCACGGCATCACCAACTCACCAGTCACCAGCCCTGACACCCCCTCCGTCCTAAACCACATGGCCCTGGAGGACCCCTCCGCCCTCACCCTGGCCTCCGCAGCCTCTACCCAGGCCAGGGAGCACGGTGATGGGGCTGGGACGGTCCTCCTCCTGGCCGCCTCTCTCCTGACCCAGGCTAAGGACCTACTAACCCTGGGGGTGACTGGGGCTGAGATCCAGGGGGGCTACCGCCAGGCGTGTGGCAGGGCCCTGGCTCTGTTAGAGGGGATGGCCTGTGGGTCCCTGAAGGACCCCAGGGAGGAGCTGGATGTGAGGAACATCCTGGggcccttcctctcctcctggcAGCCAGGGTTCGAGGCCCTGCTGACGGGGGTGGTGGCCCGGTGTTGTGTCCACAGCTGGAGACCCATAACTTCTGGTGACCGAGGAGAGGTGTGGGAAGGAGTGACCTTTGACCCCAGCTGTGTCAGAGTGTGTACGGTGCTAGAGAAGGAGATACCAGACCAGGGttcagagacagaggatggacAGATAGAaacagatggagatggagaggagctGATACAGacaaagggagaggaggagaggactggagatgAAGAAGTTCAGATGATGAAGGAGGAGGGAAAAGAGATGGAGAGTGAAGGGACTGCAGAGGCTAGTgaagaggaagtggaggagggaaAAGAGATGGAGAGTGAAGGGACTGCAGAGGCTAGTgaagaggaagtggaggagggaaAAGAGATGGAGAGTGAAGGGACTGCAGAGGCTAGTgaagaggaagtggaggagggaaAAGAGATGGAGAGTGAAGGGACTGCAGAGGCTAGTgaagaggaagtggaggagggaaAAGAGATGGAGAGTGAAGGGACTGCAGAGGCTAGTgaagaggaagtggaggagggagAAAACGAGACGAAGAGTAATGAGTcactcagagaggaagaggtagagaaccAAGATCAACAGAGAATATGTCAGAAGGTGGAGGATGCTATGAAACAAATGGAAGATGAAAAAACTAGAAATGAAGAAactgaggaggaggatgatggtgtGGAAGAAAACAAGTTTGACGACTGGGTGGATCTGGGCctggagatatggagagagagatccgaaggagaaggagaggtatggagagagggagagaatgaaggagagacAGTGGAGGCAGAGGGTCAGAAGGACAGAAGGGAGGCGAGGAACAGAATTGACAGAAGAGGAGGTCCGTATGAGGTCTTGATCCATGGCAGCTTTGCCAAACTCATGTCCCGCTGCTCCACTCAGAGGCAGATTTACAAGCATATCACCTCGGTCCGCTCTGCCCAACACAGTCGACGACTACACAGGCCTAAAGGGCGTCTGACAAGCCCAAcaacccaccaccaccactcacccaaaAAGCCCCACCAGTCACCCAGGAAAACCCCCACCTCCTACCTCAGCCACAGCATCCCTCTCTGGGCCAGCGTGGTAGTGGAGGAGCCCCTGGAGGAGGAGACCTGCTGTAAGGTCACAGTGACTGTCCGTAGCCCAGACCAGGCCCTGCTGGATAGCGCAGATGCTGCTCTGCGTGCCTCCCTGCGGGTTTACTGCTCCCTCCTAGCAGAGCCCAGGGTGGTCCCCGGGGCTGGAGCCTCTGAGGTGGGCTTGTCCGCAGGGCTGACCCAGGATGGGTTAACCCTGGTGGGCATGGAGCAGCTGGCCGTCCATGCCTTCGCCCAGGCCCTGCTGGAGCCAGTCAAAGCCCTGGGAGAGAATGGAGGGACCCCCGCGGACCTGGCCGTGCTGAGAGGATACAAACGCCGATGGAAGGGCAAGATGGAGGGGACCAATGGAGCGTATCAAGGTGTGTTGGACAGGCTAGGGTGTAAGGCTAGTGCCATAGAGAAAGCTACAAAGGCATCACTAGCTGTCCTCACTGAACTCCTGAGCCAGATAGCAGCGGAGGAGGACAAGACCAAAATCTTCTTCCCAGTTACCACAGAACAGGCATGGCTCCC
Above is a window of Coregonus clupeaformis isolate EN_2021a unplaced genomic scaffold, ASM2061545v1 scaf0001, whole genome shotgun sequence DNA encoding:
- the LOC123482983 gene encoding uncharacterized protein LOC123482983 isoform X2; this translates as MRIDDHTPATDTPKIPKIPSWPGTPKQRPQEALLVEPCVALGQRLRPCYGPRGLAKSLLFRFPHGITNSPVTSPDTPSVLNHMALEDPSALTLASAASTQAREHGDGAGTVLLLAASLLTQAKDLLTLGVTGAEIQGGYRQACGRALALLEGMACGSLKDPREELDVRNILGPFLSSWQPGFEALLTGVVARCCVHSWRPITSGDRGEVWEGVTFDPSCVRVCTVLEKEIPDQGSETEDGQIETDGDGEELIQTKGEEERTGDEEVQMMKEEGKEMESEGTAEASEEEVEEGKEMESEGTAEASEEEVEEGKEMESEGTAEASEEEVEEGKEMESEGTAEASEEEVEEGKEMESEGTAEASEEEVEEGENETKSNESLREEEVENQDQQRICQKVEDAMKQMEDEKTRNEETEEEDDGVEENKFDDWVDLGLEIWRERSEGEGEVWREGENEGETVEAEGQKDRREARNRIDRRGGPYEVLIHGSFAKLMSRCSTQRQIYKHITSVRSAQHSRRLHRPKGRLTSPTTHHHHSPKKPHQSPRKTPTSYLSHSIPLWASVVVEEPLEEETCCKVTVTVRSPDQALLDSADAALRASLRVYCSLLAEPRVVPGAGASEVGLSAGLTQDGLTLVGMEQLAVHAFAQALLEPVKALGENGGTPADLAVLRGYKRRWKGKMEGTNGAYQGSSLCEGKVVGKKKAV
- the LOC123482983 gene encoding T-complex protein 1 subunit theta-like isoform X1, whose amino-acid sequence is MRIDDHTPATDTPKIPKIPSWPGTPKQRPQEALLVEPCVALGQRLRPCYGPRGLAKSLLFRFPHGITNSPVTSPDTPSVLNHMALEDPSALTLASAASTQAREHGDGAGTVLLLAASLLTQAKDLLTLGVTGAEIQGGYRQACGRALALLEGMACGSLKDPREELDVRNILGPFLSSWQPGFEALLTGVVARCCVHSWRPITSGDRGEVWEGVTFDPSCVRVCTVLEKEIPDQGSETEDGQIETDGDGEELIQTKGEEERTGDEEVQMMKEEGKEMESEGTAEASEEEVEEGKEMESEGTAEASEEEVEEGKEMESEGTAEASEEEVEEGKEMESEGTAEASEEEVEEGKEMESEGTAEASEEEVEEGENETKSNESLREEEVENQDQQRICQKVEDAMKQMEDEKTRNEETEEEDDGVEENKFDDWVDLGLEIWRERSEGEGEVWREGENEGETVEAEGQKDRREARNRIDRRGGPYEVLIHGSFAKLMSRCSTQRQIYKHITSVRSAQHSRRLHRPKGRLTSPTTHHHHSPKKPHQSPRKTPTSYLSHSIPLWASVVVEEPLEEETCCKVTVTVRSPDQALLDSADAALRASLRVYCSLLAEPRVVPGAGASEVGLSAGLTQDGLTLVGMEQLAVHAFAQALLEPVKALGENGGTPADLAVLRGYKRRWKGKMEGTNGAYQGVLDRLGCKASAIEKATKASLAVLTELLSQIAAEEDKTKIFFPVTTEQAWLPSPPPYTLHIQDLFRDSEVDD